From a region of the Synchiropus splendidus isolate RoL2022-P1 chromosome 12, RoL_Sspl_1.0, whole genome shotgun sequence genome:
- the cd4-1 gene encoding CD4-1 molecule isoform X1, translated as MKHFLCERLEKARCVGLAAPHDKMIFQASVAILVTAITSVAGIEQVIYAQLDGTVALEPQHKMQKFSVQTWFKENTRVARVGLFNRPKTYTDDGWRYVVSEGQLVIRDIKESDFGIFKVIQIQHVEKKNTTETIILCKISVSLQPSLLLPGDILSLACDANTPAGHKAPEIYWVKPRGTKLDKDAGVSGGRLMVRVTREDHGLWTCVLRNNQREETAAVAVRVLALLTPDSQYTSESSPLTLPCSISPQVSWAELKSKDFQGVYWHFLPAASSGSPQRLFSLERSLIWKEEGGRGLHPAQELHRGFYSLRRKRGRADDVGLYECSMVFEGGVTLRRTTRVEVLHITSSPAAGLYVGQVLNLSCSIGRPLLPGMRFEWVSPGMSSLPPLPRHYLPTYVTVPEVATGDSGRWSCELWQNNTYMTSAEMTLTVETHFTKWKLVTICTTSATIIIIIIVMCLIYRQKRRRGGWRRYCRCKHPKIRRLMTEQATGS; from the exons GTATTGAGCAGGTGATCTACGCTCAGCTCGACGGCACCGTTGCTCTTGAGCCTCAGCACAAAATGCAAAAATTCAGCGTCCAGACATGGTTCAAAGAAAACACACGAGTTGCAAGAGTTGGCCTTTTCAATCGGCCTAAAACATATACAG atgatggatggagataCGTAGTTTCAGAAGGTCAGCTTGTCATCAGAGATATTAAAGAGAGTGATTTTGGAATCTTCAAAGTAATCCAGATTCAACatgttgagaagaaaaacacaactgaaacaatCATACTCTGCAAAATCAGTG tgtcTCTGCAGCCTTCTCTTTTGTTGCCGGGAGACATTCTAAGTCTGGCGTGTGATGCCAATACTCCAGCGGGCCATAAGGCACCAGAGATTTATTGGGTAAAACCTCGAGGGACGAAACTTGACAAGGATGCAGGAGTCAGTGGAGGGAGGCTGATGGTGAGAGTCACAAGAGAAGACCACGGTCTGTGGACTTGTGTGCTGAGGAATAACCAGAGGGAAGAGACGGCAGCAGTCGCAGTGAGAGTTCTGG CCCTCCTGACTCCTGACTCTCAGTACACCTCCGAGTCCTCTCCTTTAACCCTTCCCTGCTCCATCTCTCCTCAAGTCTCTTGGGCTGAACTCAAATCCAAGGATTTCCAGGGAGTTTACTGGCACTTCCTGCCTGCAGCCTCCTCTGGGAGTCCGCAGAGGCTCTTTTCTCTGGAGCGTTCGCTGATCTGGAAGGAAGAAGGAGGCCGGGGACTCCACCCGGCCCAAGAACTCCATCGTGGCTTTTATTCTCTGAGGCGGAAGCGAGGGAGAGCGGATGACGTAGGACTGTACGAGTGCTCCATGGTGTTTGAGGGGGGTGTGACTCTGAGAAGAACCACGCGAGTGGAAGTGCTTCACA TTACGTCCAGTCCAGCTGCAGGCCTCTACGTCGGCCAGGTGCTGAACTTGAGCTGCAGCATTGGTCGCCCGCTGCTCCCTGGCATGCGGTTCGAGTGGGTCTCCCCAGGCATGTCGTCTCTTCCGCCCCTGCCACGCCACTATTTACCCACATATGTGACTGTTCCTGAGGTGGCCACGGGAGACAGCGGCAGGTGGAGCTGTGAGCTGTGGCAGAACAACACTTACATGACGTCAGCTGAGATGACTCTGACTGTTG AGACGCATTTCACCAAGTGGAAGCTGGTCACCATATGTACCACCTCAGctaccatcatcatcatcatcatcgtcatgtGCCTCATATACAGACAA AAAAGGCGCAGAGGCGGCTGGAGACGATACTGTCGCTGCAAGCA CCCAAAGATCAGACGACTGATGACAGAGCAAGCAACAGGTTCTTGA
- the cd4-1 gene encoding CD4-1 molecule isoform X2 — MCRTRRASRIEQVIYAQLDGTVALEPQHKMQKFSVQTWFKENTRVARVGLFNRPKTYTDDGWRYVVSEGQLVIRDIKESDFGIFKVIQIQHVEKKNTTETIILCKISVSLQPSLLLPGDILSLACDANTPAGHKAPEIYWVKPRGTKLDKDAGVSGGRLMVRVTREDHGLWTCVLRNNQREETAAVAVRVLALLTPDSQYTSESSPLTLPCSISPQVSWAELKSKDFQGVYWHFLPAASSGSPQRLFSLERSLIWKEEGGRGLHPAQELHRGFYSLRRKRGRADDVGLYECSMVFEGGVTLRRTTRVEVLHITSSPAAGLYVGQVLNLSCSIGRPLLPGMRFEWVSPGMSSLPPLPRHYLPTYVTVPEVATGDSGRWSCELWQNNTYMTSAEMTLTVETHFTKWKLVTICTTSATIIIIIIVMCLIYRQKRRRGGWRRYCRCKHPKIRRLMTEQATGS; from the exons GTATTGAGCAGGTGATCTACGCTCAGCTCGACGGCACCGTTGCTCTTGAGCCTCAGCACAAAATGCAAAAATTCAGCGTCCAGACATGGTTCAAAGAAAACACACGAGTTGCAAGAGTTGGCCTTTTCAATCGGCCTAAAACATATACAG atgatggatggagataCGTAGTTTCAGAAGGTCAGCTTGTCATCAGAGATATTAAAGAGAGTGATTTTGGAATCTTCAAAGTAATCCAGATTCAACatgttgagaagaaaaacacaactgaaacaatCATACTCTGCAAAATCAGTG tgtcTCTGCAGCCTTCTCTTTTGTTGCCGGGAGACATTCTAAGTCTGGCGTGTGATGCCAATACTCCAGCGGGCCATAAGGCACCAGAGATTTATTGGGTAAAACCTCGAGGGACGAAACTTGACAAGGATGCAGGAGTCAGTGGAGGGAGGCTGATGGTGAGAGTCACAAGAGAAGACCACGGTCTGTGGACTTGTGTGCTGAGGAATAACCAGAGGGAAGAGACGGCAGCAGTCGCAGTGAGAGTTCTGG CCCTCCTGACTCCTGACTCTCAGTACACCTCCGAGTCCTCTCCTTTAACCCTTCCCTGCTCCATCTCTCCTCAAGTCTCTTGGGCTGAACTCAAATCCAAGGATTTCCAGGGAGTTTACTGGCACTTCCTGCCTGCAGCCTCCTCTGGGAGTCCGCAGAGGCTCTTTTCTCTGGAGCGTTCGCTGATCTGGAAGGAAGAAGGAGGCCGGGGACTCCACCCGGCCCAAGAACTCCATCGTGGCTTTTATTCTCTGAGGCGGAAGCGAGGGAGAGCGGATGACGTAGGACTGTACGAGTGCTCCATGGTGTTTGAGGGGGGTGTGACTCTGAGAAGAACCACGCGAGTGGAAGTGCTTCACA TTACGTCCAGTCCAGCTGCAGGCCTCTACGTCGGCCAGGTGCTGAACTTGAGCTGCAGCATTGGTCGCCCGCTGCTCCCTGGCATGCGGTTCGAGTGGGTCTCCCCAGGCATGTCGTCTCTTCCGCCCCTGCCACGCCACTATTTACCCACATATGTGACTGTTCCTGAGGTGGCCACGGGAGACAGCGGCAGGTGGAGCTGTGAGCTGTGGCAGAACAACACTTACATGACGTCAGCTGAGATGACTCTGACTGTTG AGACGCATTTCACCAAGTGGAAGCTGGTCACCATATGTACCACCTCAGctaccatcatcatcatcatcatcgtcatgtGCCTCATATACAGACAA AAAAGGCGCAGAGGCGGCTGGAGACGATACTGTCGCTGCAAGCA CCCAAAGATCAGACGACTGATGACAGAGCAAGCAACAGGTTCTTGA